The genomic region GTGGCAAGGCAACATCGCCGGACGTGCCGTCCTTGCCCATGACCAACGCGCCCTGCGGCGCAAGCTGATCACGCTCGACAATGGGCTCGACGTCCTTGTCGATCTTGCCCAGACCGTGGCGCTCGAAACCGGCGACGCGCTGCGGCTCGAAGATGGGCGCCTGGCCGAGATCGTCGCGGCAAACGAAGCGCTCTATGCCATCACCGGCCGCTCGGTCGCGCACATGGCCGAGCTGTGCTGGCACATCGGCAATCGGCACCTGCCCTGCCAGATCGAAAGCAGATCCGGTGTTCCCCAGCGCCTCTTGATCGGGCGCGACCATGTGATCAGGGAGATGCTCGAAGGCCTCGGCGCCACGGTCACCGAAATCAGCGCGCCCTTTTCGCCTTTGCGCGGCGCCTATTCGGGTCATGAGCACGGGCATGGGCACCATCATGGCTGACCCGGGCGGGCTGGTGCGCCTTTTTTCCTGGCTGTCGCCGGCCTTTCCCATTGGCGGCTTTGCCTATAGCCAGGGGCTCGAAACCGCCATTGCCGAGAACCGGGTCAAATCGGCCGAGCAGCTTTCGGGCTGGATCGCCGGGAACCTTCACAGCGGCGCCTTGCGCACCGATGCCTATTTCCTCGCCATCGCTGCCCGCGCCGTGGGCAATGGGGAGGCGCAAACGCTCGCCGCCGCCAATCAATTCTGCCTCGCCCTGCAGGTATCGGCCGATCGCGACAAGGAAACCCGCGAGCAGGCCCGCTCCTTTCTCGATGCCGCCGCCGCCTGGCCGGCGGACCATCCGCTATGGCTTGCCGAAATCCTTGCCGGCCCGCTCGCCCTTCCCATCGCCTTCGGCGCCATGGCCGGACTGCATGCGGTTCCGCTTGAGGCGACGATCACCGGCTTTGCCAATGCCGCCATCACCCAGCAGATTTCCGTAGGCATCCGCCTCATCCCCCTGGGCCAGAGCGCCGGGCTTGCGGTGCAGGCGGCGCTCGAGCCCGCCATCCTCGCTCTGGCCGCTGATGCGGGCGTGGCAACGCTCAATGACGTTTCCGGGCTCTCCTATGGCACCGATATTGCAAGCCTCAGACATGAAGACCTCGGCGTAAGGATATTCCGCTCATGAGTTCACAACACGGCCCCCTGCGCGTCGGCATCGGCGGTCCCGTCGGTTCGGGCAAGACCACCCTGACCGAAAAGCTCTGCAAAGCGTTGCGTGAGCACTATTCGGTGGGGGTGGTCACCAACGACATCTACACCAAGGAAGACGCGCTGATGCTGGCCCGCCTGCAGGCGCTGCCCGAGGAGCGCATCGTCGGGGTGGAAACCGGCGGCTGCCCGCACACGGCGATCCGCGAAGACGCTTCGATCAATCTGCGCGCCATTGCCGAGCTCAATGCCCGCATCCCCGATCTCGACATCGTCTTCATTGAAAGTGGCGGCGACAATCTGGCGGCGACCTTCTCGCCCGATCTTGCCGACATCACCCTCTATGTCATCTCGGTCTGCCAGGGCGAGGAAATCCCGCGCAAGGGCGGGCCGGGCATCACGCGCTCGGACTTACTGGTCATCAACAAGGCCGATCTCGCCCCCTATGTCGAAGTCGACCTCTCCGTCATGGACGCCGATGCCGGCCGCATGCGCGAAGGCCAACCGCACGTCTTTACCGACCTCAAACGCGGAAAAGGTGTCGAGGATATCGTCACCTTCCTGGAACGTCATGGCGGACTGGTGCGAGGAGAAATGGCACTTTAGCGCCGGAATTCGGTAACCTCCAGCGCAAGCATCGACCCTCTTTGGCTCCCACAATCCCCCTGTCCTGGGGCCATTCCCGGAATCGAACGGCCCCTTTTCGCCGAAGGCGTTCAGGCCCTCACGGCCTCCCCGCACCCATAGGCATCCTCGCGCCTGGGGTCGGAAACCGCCTCGGCTTCCTCCTCAAAATCCTCCTCGACCAGCCGATAGATCGAAATCGGCCCCTTGTGATGCATCGCCTTGCGGCTCAACCGCCGCAGATCGGCATCGCTCAGCCCCAGATCGGCTTTAAGGTGAGGATCAAGGCGCCTGAGCGCCGCATAAAGCGTGTGAAACGCCAGCCAATCGGCCAGCGCCCTTGGCAGAAAACCGGGCATGGCAAACCTCCGGCAGCGCCGAACGCGCCGCGCAAAGCTGTTGATGGTTGAAAGAGACGGGGCATATCGGCCCCGGCAATCGCGACTATGCGCCCTGCACCGGCACCCGCGCTACGGCGCGCTTTGCAATGTCCGTTTCAATCCTGAAACACGCTTGGGGCTGTTCACCGCGCCTCGATGGGAATAAAATGAGAACATGAGTGACGCCGATTCCGCCCTGCAACCTGTTCTCGTCGATGGCCGCCAGTCGCCCACCGCGCTGCGCGTGCAGCGTGGGGTGATGCGCTTCCTGCGTTCGGTGCACGATATGACCTGCTTTGCCGAAGTGCCGCTCACCAATGGACGGCGCGCCGATGTCATCGCCCTGGGCGGCAAGGGCGAGATCTGGATCGTCGAGATCAAGTCGAGCCTCATCGACTACAAGGTCGATGCCAAATGGCCCAACTATAAGGATTTCTGCGACCGGTTCTTCTTCTGCAAGCCTCCCGAGCTGGAAGCGGAAATCTTCCCCGACAGCGAAGGGCTGATGGTCGCCGACGGCCATTGGGGCGATATCCTGCGCCATGCCCAGCACGATCCGCTGCCCGGCGCGCGCCGCAAGGCCATGCTCTTAAAGCTCGCCCGGCTCGGGGCGGACCGGGTCCATGCCTTGATGGACCCGGCAACACGCGAAGATGGCTTATTCTGAAGCCTCGGCGGCAAATTCGGCAAGCGCGGTCCCGCCCTCGTCGATCAGCGTCAGCGTTTCGCCCTCGATGGCATAGCTCGTCGCCGCTCCCAGCGCGTCAAACAGCTCCCGCTCGGTGCTCATCTTGGGGTCTTGGCAGGCCATCATGGTGGAAAACACTTCGGTGATCTCGATCGTGCCGTCCTCCTGGTAGGCGATCGAGCCGCCATAGCTGTTGCAGCCGCCATTGCCGCCCACCGAGCCATCATCCTCGCCAAAGATCAGCGTGGATTCCACGTCCTCGGCGATGGGTTCCCCGGCCAGCGCCACGAGGGTCCAACTGGTGCCGGGCAGCTGCTCGGTCTCCCCGGTGGCCGTCTCATCGGCGGGCGTGTCGCTCACCCCACGGGCATTGACCAGCGGCACGGAAACCGGGGCGTCGTGATTTTCCGGATCGACGCTCACACGCGTGTCGTTGATGAACCACAATTCGCCCCCCACTTCGATGCGGGCCGTAATGGCATAGCTGTGCCCGGCGACGATATCGTCGGAATCGAAATTGAGGATAAAGCCGATCGGCACCTGTCCGGCCGGATCGATCACGTCCTGGGCGAGCGTCTGGGCCGGCGCATCGGCCAGCGACACGTCGACCAATGACACTGTCGCCACCGCATTGTCGGGCAGGGCGATGCGTTCGCGATAGGAAATGTCGCCGGTTATCGTCATGTCGTCGGCCATCGCCGCGCCACCCATCAGCAAAACAGAGAAGGCTGCAATCGAAAACACTGGGGATCTGACACGCATGGAAGGGTCCTTTCATCCTGGCCTAGCCTTGCGCCCTGCTTGCCGCACCGGCGCTGAACCGGGTCTGAACGGGGGTGTTTGGCTAATCGCGCTGGTTAAAATGGTGGCAAACGGCGCATAAGCCGCATGAAACGCATAATAATATGGTTAAGTATTGCTGAACGCGGAGGTCGGCAATTTTCTCGTTTGCGTCGAAGGGCTTATCCCTTCCCAACAGGAGGCAAACATGAAACTTCTCGCTGCATTGACTGTCGCTACCACCCTCGCCATCGCCGCCGCTCCCGCTCAGGCCCAGTTGCTCGGCTCGGGCAATGGCGGTCTTTTGGGCCTGGGCAATCTTCTGAGCGTTAAGACCGGTCACGTCTCGGTGCTCAATGGCGGCATCCTCAACGGCTCCAACCTGCTTTCGGGCCTGCTCGGTTCGAGCCGCGCGTCCAACGCGTCCACCAATGTCACCGGCTCGGGCCACAGCACCGCTCCCCATGGCGGCGTGATCGCCGGCCGCGACGCCACCATCGTTCCCGGTTCGGGCAACGTCGTTGGCACCGGCAACATGGTCGGCAACCAGTGGGGCTCGAACTACTCCTACCGTTCGTTCTCCCGCTTCGGCTGGTAAGCCCCGCCTAGACCCGGCTCGGCCCCGCGCCGGGCCGGGCTGCCGGTCTGAGCCCGATCCGCGTCACCCTCTGGCGTTCATCGCGGGTAAAGCTCATCTCGCCTATGGCATAGAGATCCGGCCCGATCCGGTTGACGGTCAGCCGCCCATGGCACGCCCAGGGCCGCGCTTCATGGGAAAACGGGATCTCGAGCGCGATCACCGGCTCATTCTTCGCCAAAGCGGCAAACCGCCTGGCCATCCCGGCAAGCGCGGGATTGATCTCTCCATCGAACAGCCAGCCGAAGAGCCTGAGCGGCCCGCCCCTTTCGCGCAGGAACGGGCTCGCGGCGACGATCTCGAGCCCGGCGTCGAACAGCACGAGCGGCGCCTGCGCCCCACGCACATAATGGATCAGCCCCGCCAGCACCGGATCGGCACGTCCCCAGATCAACGCCTTTATGGCATCGAGATTGGCGGCACGCGGCTGGTCCCGCCCGCTCTCCCAGCGCGAGACCTGGCTCTGGCTCACCCCGAGCGTCCTGGCGATCGCGTCCTGATTGATGCGCGTCTTGATCCGAAAGCTGCGCAGCGCCATCCCGATATCGATGCTCTGATCCATGCAACACCACCCGTTACGTAGGAGTACGGGTCCGGCCGGCGCGAAAACCTTCACCATGCCGCCCCCATCATCGAGCCCGATCAAAGCACCGGGCGCGTGAACATTGCTTGTGGGGGACGGTAGGTGAACATCCTAAGGGCAGCAGTCCTCGCAATTGGCCTCGGCCTCAGCGCACCGGCCACCGCGCAACCGGCCCCTTCCCTCGCCTCGAGCGCGGAGGCCGGCTGGACCTCCAATGTCGAGGGAACCGCGGATGGCGGCGCGGATTTCTACATCACCCACACCCATAGCCTTGGCATCACCACGGGCGAGGGCGATTTCGCCCTGCGCGGCACCATCATCTTCGAAGACACGCGCTATGGTGAACTCTGGCGCGAAAACGACTGGGCCGCCTCCGCCACGCTCGAGGCCGAAACCCGCCTCGGCGCCGACACCGCCCTGCGCGGCAGTCTGCTTATCTCCTATGGCGAGGAGGGCCAGAGCCTTGCCACCCTCGCCGGCCCGCTCGGCATCGTCCAGCCCAACCTCGCCGCCCTCGCCCGCCTGCGCGCCGAAACCGCGCTGGGCGATGCGATCGCGGGCGCCGATTTCGCCTATGCCGCCCAGCGCCCCGGCAACGCGCGCTTTGAGGCCAACCTCCTGCCCCCTGCCCGCACGGAGGCGGTCACCGATACGCTGACCGCCGGCCTCGATCTGGCCTACCCCCTGAGCCCCACCGCCGCGCTTGCCGCCCGCGCGCAGTATTCGGCTGTCCTCGTCTCGTCGGACGAGCAGGCCGCCTTCGTCCGGTTCCCGCTCTCGATCGCCCGCCTCGCGACCGGTTTCGATCTCTCCGACGGCGCCCAAAGCTCGGCAACGCTGCGCGCCGGCATCGATCTCCTCATCCCCGAAGACACTTCGATCGATTCGCTTCTGACCCCCTATGCCGAATTCGCCTCCGAGCTTGCGGTCAACGAAATCCTCACCCTCGCCACGACGCTGGAAGCGGCCACCGACACCGAGGACCCCGCCGACGGCCTCGCCGATTGGCGCCTCAAGGCCCGCGGCTCCATCCTCTTGACCCCCGCCCCGCAATGGGCGCTCGAAGCGGCCGGATTTGCCAAGCAGATCCATAGCCCCGCCCTCGATCTGCTGATCGAAACCGAGCACGGAGCCGAACTCATCGCCCGCTGGATGCCGGCGGGCGGCCTGCACCTCGAAGCGCTCGCCCGCTATCGCCGCGTCGAGGGGCTTGCCCCCACCTATGACGAAACCCGCATCGGCCTGCGCATTTCCGCCGCGATCTGACTTTCCCATTGAGTTGGCCGCGCTCCCTTGGCACAAGGGGCCAACTCAAATCCGGCAAAGGACAAATAGCGCTGTGATCGTCGTGTTCGGCTCCATCAATATCGACCTGATCGGCCACGCCCCCACCCTGATGCGGCCGGGCGAAACCGTGCTCGGCACCGCGCTCGAACTCTCCCCGGGCGGCAAGGGGGCCAATCAGGCGCTCGCGGCCAGCCGTGCCGGCGCCGAGGTCAGGATGGTGGGCTGCGTGGGCTCGGACGATTTCGCCGCCCAGGCGCTCACCCTGTTGCGCGAATCCGGGGTCGATCTGTCCGGCGTGCGCCGCATGGATCGCCATACCGGCACCGCGCTGATCATCGTCGACAAGGAGGGGGAGAACATGATCACCATTCTCCCCGGCGCCAATTCGCGCCTGACCGCCGCAGCGCTCGAACAGGCCGGCATCGCGGCCGGTGACTGGCTGCTGCTCCAGCTCGAAACCCCTATAGAGGCCTCGATCGCCGCCGCCAAGCTGGCGCGGGAACAGGGCGCCAAAGTCGTCCTCAACCTCGCGCCCTTCACCGATTTCGATCTCGGCTTTCTCGACCATATCGACGTTTTGGTCGTCAACGAAACCGAACTGACCGGCGTGCTCGCGATGCTCGACGTTCCCGAACTCGACGAGGACGAAGCGGTCGCCTGGCTGGCCGAAAGGATCGGTGTCACCGTGGTCGCGACCCTCGGGTCGCGCGGCGCCCTCGCCGCCGCCAACGGGCAGATCGTCTCCGCTCCGGCGCTCAAGATCACCCCGCTCGATACGGTGGGGGCCGGCGACACCTTCGTGGGCTATCTCGCCGCCGGGCTGGCCGAAGGCCTCGATCTGGCTTCCGCCATGGAGCGGGCCGGAGTCGCAGCGGGTCTTGCCTGCCTCGCCCATGGGGCCCAGCCCTCGATTCCGGAAATCGATGCGGTCACGGCCCGACTCGCCGCCCCAAAATGAGCGCAACTCACACCCTCGTCATCGACCGGCTCGGCCATCGCGGCGAGGGTGTGGCGTTGGTCGAAGGCAAGCCGATCTTCGTGCCCGCAACCCTGCCCGGGGAAACCGTCGCGGTCACCATCGAAGGCAATCGCGGCACGCTCCTCGATATTCTCGCACCCAGCCCCAACCGAAGCGCTGCGCCGTGCCCGCATTTTCCCGCCTGCGGCGGCTGCCAGCTCCAGCATCTGAGCGCTGAAACCTATAGCCAATTCAAGCGCTCGCTGGTCGTCGATGCCCTTTCGCGCGCCGGTGTTGCCGCCGACGTCAACGACCCCATCATCGCCTATGGCGCCGGCCGTCGCCGCGCCACCTTTCATGCCACGCGCTCTGCTGCCGGGTTCATGGCGCTGCGCAGCCACCAAATCCACGATCTCGACCGCTGCCCGATCCTCGTCCCCGCCCTTGCCCAGGCCCCGCGCATCGCCCGCGATTTCGCTTCTGCCGTCGGGCCCTGCGATGTGGCCTTCACCGCCTCGGATATGGGCCTCGACGTGGCGGTCCGCGCCAAGGGCACAAAGGCGAATCCTAAGCTCACCGATCTCGCCCGCGCCTTCGATCTCGCCCGGCTTTCGCTCAATGGCGAGCCGCTGATCATCCACCGCCAGCCCACGGTCACCATGGGCCGCGCCCAGGTCCCGCTTCCGGTCGGCAGCTTTCTTCAGGCCACCGAAGCGGCGGAAGCCGCTCTTGCCGAACTGGTCGTCAAGGCCGTGGCCGGCGCAAGGCAGGTGGCGGACCTGTTCTGCGGCGTCGGCCCCTTCGCCCTGCGCCTGGCCGAACGTGCCGCCGTCCTTGCCGCCGATTCCGATAGCCCCGCCGTCGCCGCGCTCGATGCGGCAAAGCGCAAGGCCAAGGGGCTCAAGCCCATCGCGGCCGAAAAACGCGACCTCTTCCGCGAACCGCTCGGCCCGTTCGAGCTCAACCATTTCGACGCCGTCGTCCTCGATCCGCCCCGCGCCGGCGCCCAGGCCCAGATCGCCGAACTGGCGAAATCGAAGGTCAAAACCATCGCCTATGTGAGCTGCGATCCGCAAAGTTTCGCCCGTGACGCGGCAACACTGGTCGCAGCGGGTTATGTCATCGGCCCTGTTAGGCCTTTGGACCAGTTCGCCTTTTCGTCGCACACGGAAGTGTTCGCCCGCTTCGAACGCCCCTGATCGCCCACAAGACGGGGGTTTCCACAGTCATCAATCTGTCATCTCTCTGTCACGCAGGAGTCAAGACCAAGCCCTACGTCTCGTGCCGCAACGGCAGGGGCGGGCTTCGCGCCGCCGAAAACTTCAATCAGGGTTTGGACAGCAACATGCTCAAGACACTCCTGGCCAGCGGCACGGCTGGTCTCGCACTTTTCGCTGGCGCTGGCACGGCCTTCGCCCAGACCGAAATCTCCTGGTGGCATTCGATGGGCGGCGAGCTCGGCGAGCGTCTGGTCGCCATCACCGAGGACTTCAATGCCAGCCAGGACGAATATGTCGTGGTCCCCTCCTATCGCGGCGAATACGAGGAATCGCTGGTCAACACCATCGCTGCCTTCCGCGCCGGCGAACAGCCCCACCTCGTTCAGGTCTACGAAGTGGGCACCGGCACCATGATGGCCGCCCAGGGCGCCGTCTACCCGGTCTATCAGCTCATGGCTGACCACGGCTCGAACTTCGACCCGTCCGCCTACCTGCCGGTCGTCACCGGCTATTACACCGACACCGACGGCAATATGCTTTCGATGCCGTTCAATTCCTCGACCCCGATCCTTTACTACAACAAGGACGCGTTCGAAGCCGCCGGTCTCGATCCTGAAGTTGCTCCCGCCACCTGGGAAGAAATCGAATCCTTTTCGCAACAGATCCTTGATGCCGGCGCTGCCGAATGCGGCTTCGTGATGGCCTATACCGCCACCTGGCTCGGCACCGAAAACCTTTCGGCCCTGCACAACGTGCCCTATGGCACGCTGGAAAACGGCTTCGGCGGTCTTGATAGCGAATTGACCTTCAACCACGAGTTGGCCGTTCGCCTCTGGGAAAAGCTGGCCGAGTGGCAGGAAGCCGGCAT from Pelagibacterium sp. 26DY04 harbors:
- a CDS encoding urease accessory protein UreE yields the protein MRAMAIEPKGQWQGNIAGRAVLAHDQRALRRKLITLDNGLDVLVDLAQTVALETGDALRLEDGRLAEIVAANEALYAITGRSVAHMAELCWHIGNRHLPCQIESRSGVPQRLLIGRDHVIREMLEGLGATVTEISAPFSPLRGAYSGHEHGHGHHHG
- the ugpB gene encoding sn-glycerol-3-phosphate ABC transporter substrate-binding protein UgpB — translated: MLKTLLASGTAGLALFAGAGTAFAQTEISWWHSMGGELGERLVAITEDFNASQDEYVVVPSYRGEYEESLVNTIAAFRAGEQPHLVQVYEVGTGTMMAAQGAVYPVYQLMADHGSNFDPSAYLPVVTGYYTDTDGNMLSMPFNSSTPILYYNKDAFEAAGLDPEVAPATWEEIESFSQQILDAGAAECGFVMAYTATWLGTENLSALHNVPYGTLENGFGGLDSELTFNHELAVRLWEKLAEWQEAGIYSYGGTAGGADNAPKFYSGECAMYMNSSASRAGVLANADGFEVGFGMLPVFADVEGAPQNSIIGGATLWTLSGHEDAEYEGVAEFLTYLSSPEVQAAWHQATGYLPVTTAAYELSQEQGYYDENPGADTAINQINLNEPTENSKGVRFGNMPQIRTVLDEELQAVLNGTKTAQEALDSAVERGNQILREFEAANS
- a CDS encoding urease accessory UreF family protein; amino-acid sequence: MADPGGLVRLFSWLSPAFPIGGFAYSQGLETAIAENRVKSAEQLSGWIAGNLHSGALRTDAYFLAIAARAVGNGEAQTLAAANQFCLALQVSADRDKETREQARSFLDAAAAWPADHPLWLAEILAGPLALPIAFGAMAGLHAVPLEATITGFANAAITQQISVGIRLIPLGQSAGLAVQAALEPAILALAADAGVATLNDVSGLSYGTDIASLRHEDLGVRIFRS
- the ureG gene encoding urease accessory protein UreG, with translation MSSQHGPLRVGIGGPVGSGKTTLTEKLCKALREHYSVGVVTNDIYTKEDALMLARLQALPEERIVGVETGGCPHTAIREDASINLRAIAELNARIPDLDIVFIESGGDNLAATFSPDLADITLYVISVCQGEEIPRKGGPGITRSDLLVINKADLAPYVEVDLSVMDADAGRMREGQPHVFTDLKRGKGVEDIVTFLERHGGLVRGEMAL
- a CDS encoding YbaY family lipoprotein codes for the protein MRVRSPVFSIAAFSVLLMGGAAMADDMTITGDISYRERIALPDNAVATVSLVDVSLADAPAQTLAQDVIDPAGQVPIGFILNFDSDDIVAGHSYAITARIEVGGELWFINDTRVSVDPENHDAPVSVPLVNARGVSDTPADETATGETEQLPGTSWTLVALAGEPIAEDVESTLIFGEDDGSVGGNGGCNSYGGSIAYQEDGTIEITEVFSTMMACQDPKMSTERELFDALGAATSYAIEGETLTLIDEGGTALAEFAAEASE
- a CDS encoding TRAM domain-containing protein; this encodes MSATHTLVIDRLGHRGEGVALVEGKPIFVPATLPGETVAVTIEGNRGTLLDILAPSPNRSAAPCPHFPACGGCQLQHLSAETYSQFKRSLVVDALSRAGVAADVNDPIIAYGAGRRRATFHATRSAAGFMALRSHQIHDLDRCPILVPALAQAPRIARDFASAVGPCDVAFTASDMGLDVAVRAKGTKANPKLTDLARAFDLARLSLNGEPLIIHRQPTVTMGRAQVPLPVGSFLQATEAAEAALAELVVKAVAGARQVADLFCGVGPFALRLAERAAVLAADSDSPAVAALDAAKRKAKGLKPIAAEKRDLFREPLGPFELNHFDAVVLDPPRAGAQAQIAELAKSKVKTIAYVSCDPQSFARDAATLVAAGYVIGPVRPLDQFAFSSHTEVFARFERP
- a CDS encoding MmcB family DNA repair protein yields the protein MSDADSALQPVLVDGRQSPTALRVQRGVMRFLRSVHDMTCFAEVPLTNGRRADVIALGGKGEIWIVEIKSSLIDYKVDAKWPNYKDFCDRFFFCKPPELEAEIFPDSEGLMVADGHWGDILRHAQHDPLPGARRKAMLLKLARLGADRVHALMDPATREDGLF
- a CDS encoding DUF1127 domain-containing protein; translation: MPGFLPRALADWLAFHTLYAALRRLDPHLKADLGLSDADLRRLSRKAMHHKGPISIYRLVEEDFEEEAEAVSDPRREDAYGCGEAVRA
- a CDS encoding ribokinase, with product MIVVFGSINIDLIGHAPTLMRPGETVLGTALELSPGGKGANQALAASRAGAEVRMVGCVGSDDFAAQALTLLRESGVDLSGVRRMDRHTGTALIIVDKEGENMITILPGANSRLTAAALEQAGIAAGDWLLLQLETPIEASIAAAKLAREQGAKVVLNLAPFTDFDLGFLDHIDVLVVNETELTGVLAMLDVPELDEDEAVAWLAERIGVTVVATLGSRGALAAANGQIVSAPALKITPLDTVGAGDTFVGYLAAGLAEGLDLASAMERAGVAAGLACLAHGAQPSIPEIDAVTARLAAPK
- a CDS encoding helix-turn-helix transcriptional regulator, with product MDQSIDIGMALRSFRIKTRINQDAIARTLGVSQSQVSRWESGRDQPRAANLDAIKALIWGRADPVLAGLIHYVRGAQAPLVLFDAGLEIVAASPFLRERGGPLRLFGWLFDGEINPALAGMARRFAALAKNEPVIALEIPFSHEARPWACHGRLTVNRIGPDLYAIGEMSFTRDERQRVTRIGLRPAARPGAGPSRV